One Nicotiana sylvestris chromosome 12, ASM39365v2, whole genome shotgun sequence genomic window carries:
- the LOC138883273 gene encoding uncharacterized protein, whose product MKAMYETFKIKHKNSTAYRPQMNGAVEAANKNIKKILTKIVENHKQWHEKLPFDLLGYRTMVYTSTRATSYLLVYGTQAVIPVEVEILSLRIIQEAELSDVEWIRSRYEKLALIDRKRINAICHSQIYQNIMSRAFNKRVRPRQFAPGQLVLKQIFPHQDEAKGKFSTNWQVPYMVHRVLTGGSLILAETDGEVWPKPINSDAVKRYYV is encoded by the coding sequence atgaaagccatgtatgaaaccttcaaaatcaagcacaaaaactctacagcatacaggcctcaaatgaatggagctgtggaagctgccaacaagaacatcaagaagatactaacgAAGAtagtagaaaatcacaaacaatggcacgagaagttaccctttgacctattggggtaccgcactatgGTCTACACATCAACTAGGGCAACTtcctatttactggtttatggtacccaAGCTGTCATTCCAGTCGAGGTAGAAATTctttctttaaggatcatacaagaagccgaactcagtgatgtagaatggataaggagtcgctatgaaaaACTAGCCCTCATAGACAGAAAAAGAATAAATGCAATATGTCACAGTCAGATTTATCAGAATataatgtccagagctttcaacaaaagggtcagaccaagacaattcgcaccggggcagctggtgctgaagcagatcttcccgcatcaggatgaagccaaagggaaattttcaaCCAATTGGCAAGTTCcctacatggttcatcgggtgctaacaggaggatcactcatacttgcagaaacggacggagaagtttggccaaaacctatcaattcagatgcagtcaagagatactatgtctaG